One Deinococcus carri DNA window includes the following coding sequences:
- a CDS encoding PEGA domain-containing protein: protein MTDGMNVGKSNFGAFFKNWGGAEAAEPAPTTPPAPAPQVPAPQPVPVAPVQPGRAAPVVPAGGVEVPPVPQPPAPATLTPPAPAAPEPVTPAPEAPSPAQEQGDSEDEAGETEDTDEEVEEVEEEESSEATTPETVEGEAATVPDAVAAPELPPPSGEVFGHLASLMSPGSALAFTLSLGEDGRITAQVKPLNLPGLRELTLTGTVEEFDSAELLYALREYRPAVQGSLRDQARSQAKVTQTKAATPARPATTSPALTPASDRHKGKLKIKVDVPGAGLKATLSGHGTTVQIGDNDLAPGRYTIEASAEGYKTAKQTVKVERGKTAELTFTLGGSLEVQAPGGAAVTVFDSAGNPVNPAGPLPEGMYKVLVEAEHKKSFTWHATVKAGPPTKVTAMLDDAPPTLFGS from the coding sequence ATGACGGACGGTATGAACGTCGGCAAGAGCAACTTCGGGGCCTTCTTCAAGAACTGGGGCGGTGCCGAGGCGGCCGAGCCGGCCCCCACGACGCCACCCGCCCCGGCGCCGCAGGTCCCGGCACCCCAGCCCGTGCCTGTGGCGCCCGTTCAGCCTGGCCGGGCGGCTCCGGTCGTGCCTGCAGGCGGCGTGGAGGTGCCACCGGTTCCCCAGCCCCCCGCACCCGCGACCCTGACGCCGCCTGCACCCGCTGCACCCGAGCCCGTGACTCCTGCCCCCGAGGCACCGTCTCCGGCCCAGGAGCAGGGCGATTCGGAAGACGAGGCGGGCGAGACGGAAGACACGGACGAGGAGGTGGAAGAGGTCGAGGAAGAAGAGAGCAGTGAGGCGACCACGCCGGAGACCGTGGAGGGTGAGGCGGCCACCGTGCCGGACGCGGTGGCCGCCCCGGAACTGCCCCCCCCGAGCGGGGAGGTCTTCGGACACCTGGCGAGCCTGATGAGCCCAGGTAGCGCCCTGGCCTTCACGCTCAGCCTGGGGGAGGACGGCCGCATCACTGCCCAGGTCAAGCCGCTGAACCTGCCTGGGCTGCGTGAACTGACCCTCACCGGCACCGTGGAGGAGTTCGATAGCGCCGAGCTGCTGTACGCCCTGCGCGAGTACCGCCCAGCCGTGCAGGGCAGCCTGCGGGACCAGGCACGCAGCCAAGCGAAGGTCACGCAGACGAAGGCGGCTACGCCCGCCAGGCCCGCCACGACGAGCCCCGCCCTGACCCCTGCCAGCGACCGCCACAAGGGCAAGCTGAAGATCAAGGTGGACGTTCCCGGCGCTGGCCTGAAGGCGACCCTGAGCGGCCACGGCACCACGGTGCAGATCGGGGACAACGACCTGGCCCCCGGCCGGTACACCATCGAGGCCAGCGCCGAGGGCTACAAGACCGCCAAGCAGACGGTGAAGGTCGAGCGCGGCAAGACCGCCGAACTGACCTTCACGCTGGGCGGCTCGCTGGAGGTCCAGGCCCCGGGTGGGGCGGCCGTCACGGTGTTCGACTCTGCGGGGAATCCGGTCAACCCGGCCGGGCCACTCCCGGAAGGTATGTACAAGGTCCTGGTCGAGGCCGAGCACAAGAAGTCCTTCACCTGGCACGCCACGGTCAAGGCGGGTCCCCCCACCAAAGTCACGGCCATGCTGGACGACGCACCCCCAACGCTCTTCGGATCGTAA
- a CDS encoding PRTRC system protein C: MEANVVVRKFVYADLNGGQPMQDPMPSGTPDDVRKLLAVNTPSLTNASIEGPEVEGNVHKYTFRRAVGTKG, translated from the coding sequence ATGGAAGCAAACGTCGTGGTCCGCAAGTTCGTGTACGCCGATCTCAACGGTGGGCAGCCGATGCAAGACCCCATGCCCTCCGGCACGCCCGACGACGTACGCAAGCTGCTGGCGGTGAACACCCCGTCCCTGACGAACGCCAGCATCGAGGGGCCGGAGGTGGAGGGGAACGTCCACAAGTACACCTTCCGCCGCGCGGTCGGCACGAAGGGCTGA